GCTTGAATATGTTTGAAATagtttataaataaatatatatatgtacaTATTGTTGAAATAACAGACACCTAAACAAAAGAGATTTTTAGAAAGCCAGTTGTCTTTGGGATACTGCCTTACTAAAATAAGCAAAATACACTGTAGTTAATGAAATGCTTCTTGCCTTAATtccaaaattaatttggCGATTAACAGAATTTGGAACATCCCCTATCACCTCAATATTGCTTGGAATTCTGCTTCGCTAGAAATGAAACATAACATGATACCTAATTCACAGTTTAGAAGATCCGTCGTAAGAAATTCTcgtaaatatatatacatcATTCCAGGTCGAACTTCCaatatcttcattttttgttaaaagaTCATGGtcatattattttcattcttcAATAGCTATGGTTTTTTTCATGTTATTTGCGTAAGTAAACCAAATATAAGCAGTCGTCAAAtattaagaaaacaaaatcttCAGAAACCTTTTTAGTCCCAAACTTTTAGattctttcattctttCCTATGTTAATTTCTAGCTGAGCACTTTCAAGTTCAATCCATGGTTATAACTCTGTAGTCGGCTGTAACTTttgatcaaaaatttttaatactaTACCCTTATCTATAGTCGTTAAagaatttcttaaaaaatatacgAATTCTTTCAACACTTTTTACAATTGaataacaattttttatattcataCTGCAATTTCATATGCAGGTAGCAATGTTACCTAAATTTTGGCTGCTTCTCAATACCATACACAAGTCCCTAATCATTTTAACCTTTCACCAAACTTCTGAAAATGGCCACTACTGTGAAAGATACTATGAATGTTGACATTAATGCTATTAAAAAGGGGTATGATTGCGggaaattgattttgaaagttcTGACTTTGTAGAGAAATTCGTATGGGTACCACCATCACGGCGCTCCGTTATAAAGATGGCGTTATACTTGCTGCAGATTCTCGAACAACTATGGGTGTGTATTGGAATATCAGAACTTTTCGTTCTTTGATTTCTAACGTTGCTAGGTGCATATATTGCAAATCGTGTCACTGATAAGCTGACTCAGCTGACAGACAATATTTGGTGCTGTCGCAGTGGTTCTGCTGCTGATACGCAAACTGTGGCTGATCTTCTAAAATACTATCTTTCCATGTATCGGTAAGTTACCCTTGAATGAACCGAATGACTGTAAATTAAGGCTGCTTTAGCTGGTTTATCCTTTAGAATAAACTATCGACTTACTCTCAAGTCCTTATGTTTACTAGATGATTACTAAAGCCTTTTTgcatgttttatttttcattttattgttgttaaaaaaattatctaaCGATTATGAAGTATTCAATTTGGCCATGACCCTAGTGTTCATACAGCTGCTACTTTAGCTTCTGAAATGTGttatcaaaacaaaaatatgcTTAGTGCAGGTTTAATTGTTGCTGGATATGATGAAAAAACTGGGGGAGATGTTTACAGTATTCCGTTAGGTGGTAGTTTGCATAAGCAACCTTTAGCTATTGGAGGAAGTGGTTCTGCTTTTATTTATGGATTTTGCGATGCTAACTTTCGCGAAAATATGACCCAAGAGGAGGctgttgaatttttaaagaacgCTGTTGCTTTAGCCATGGAACGCGATGGCAGCAGTGGTGGTACCATTCGAATGGtcattttaaataaagatggAATGGAGcgtaaattttttgccaTTGATACTGCTAACCCTATTCCCGTATTTACTCACTAAGTACTTCACgtttccttttattttacgTGACTATACTGATACCCAATGCTTATGCTAGACTTGACCTTATTAATGCCTGTCTCATTATTTGTAGCTTTTGGAGTGCAAGGTCATGAAGAAAAGTTACTTTTCTGGTCAGTGAGATAAGTCTTTGTGATGATTAAAAtagaaagattttttatagtTACAGTTAACTACCGAAGTGTAGTTATATTGTTGATAGTGAAAGAATATTATTGTTATGAGTCCTATGTAATTGTCATAAGAGTAAAAATGTTGTAAGATGCCTGCAAGcacatttaaaattttgattatcAGCTTCATACAAGAAAATTGTAATCAGCCatgtaaaatataaaattagtCCGAACACCGGTAGACCCTTctaaagaagaataaaatatgatgtgtctttttttgtttaaaattgaatgcAGAAATTATGTGAAAAGAACAAACTTTAACGGTAAGAATATACACGGTGAGATATGTATTAAGCTCTTCAACAGGTACACCGTAGTTACAGGTCAAGGAATGGAAGTGggacaaaaaaataatgaagcatgaaaacattaaagATAAACGCCCcccttcattttttattctacAACATAGTCATGAAAAGCCAGCAACTCTCCGAACGCTTTATGCCACTCGGCAGTCAAAATTTGGGGAAACTCCGTGTTGTCATATTCCCAAAATTTACCATGAGCAGCACGAAGATAGGGTAAGTCCTCTTCGGTGACCCAAACTCCATTATATGAAAAATCGAGCCTCGTCCAGGGAAACCAAccatatttattataagCAAGATTTAATAAACTTTGTTCCATCATTCTAGCATCGTCATACATATAAGGATAACGTGCTATCTTCTTAATCCTATGCATATGAAGACTACTGGGATGAACAAGCATCAGCCCGGCATTAAAAGTTTCAGATTCTTCTGGGGGCGTCGCATGTCCAGGGTTACGATCGTCACATGCGCCAAGAAGATATGGATAGAATTCTGAGCGAGGAGCACCATAGGCATCGAAATTGTCGCTAAACTGATAATCCTCTTCATCATCTGGCTTCTTAAAGATAGGAAAGCTAAACATATCGGGTTCTGCAGGAGATTCATAAACATAGGGAGTATCAAAAATGTCATCCATGTTTTTCAATACTAGGAGATCGCTATCCAGAATGCAGACCTTATCAAACTGTGTTTGCTCAAATACACTGAGTTTTGTGAACATGTATTGATAACGATAACTGCCCATGCCAATAGACAAACCACTTTCAATTAAGTCTTCAGTTTTAATTTGATCGACCATAATTATTTCGGCCCCATCAAGTCGCAATCGTTCAATTTTCCATTCATCAACCCCTTTCATAACAAGGACATGAACGGgatatttacttttcgTTTCAGGATGATGTTTCAGCTTGTATACTAGTACTCGAGTAGCATTGAAGTATACATCATGTTCTGAAGTAGGAAGGGTAAGTAAGCCCATAAATGTATacctttttaaatcatctACATTATCGTTATAATATGGGCCATGCTTATGAAGCCCAAATTCATAGGCTGCCGATGAAATTAGCGATCCAGGAAATGCGGGATCCCGATATATTTGGATCCCTAAAAGTAAACCCAAATTCAGCAAAAGAATTAGTGAAATCAAGACAAATTTTGAGCGAAGTAGAAGCCTGGTATGTAAGCGTAACCGCTTAAAGAAATTCATATTCtataaagcaaattttatcGCTTTCCGCAACTTCGTTTATAGCTATAAAATCCCCACcagaataataaaaaccCTAGGATTATAACTGACTATATCTCGTTAAGACTTGCTAGGtttaatacaataaatataatgtAGTTTGTATTATTGAGTTTGGTAGTGGCTGACTACAATTTAGGAGACTAAAGGTACGATGTAATGCGTACGAAGTATAGTTTTTCatgtaaaattttaagaTTATTTGAGTTTACAGTACTTGTTATTTGACATTAAaaggtttaaaaaatttatcaattacTTGCTATTGATATTTTCTATCCCATCTTCACTCTATCTAAAACCAAGCCTTCTttgatatatatatttaaaacaacttttaaatAGATTTGCTACctaaaacattttcaaatgtcTTATTGAAAtctaaaaatgaaaaacatgCTAAGGATACGTATGCTCACTAATTAgcaatttttatataaatcCGTTGGTTTTCCTTTggtcaaagaaaaagcatttaTAACATGTTTGcttacaattttaaaattgatgataGGACTAACACTTGATTCTTTACACTAAttaggaattttttaagaaggAGCAAAATTTCTTGAAACCATTGAACTTTCAGTGAGTTTTAAACATACGTGATCTAATTTGCATACAGAGAGGaagctatttttttgattatgGTTTACCTGTATCCAGAATCCCATCGATCGTGTATATGAATTTGAATAGTATAgtggttttaaaaaaggacGGAGGAAACacaaattattttagaATGACTGTAAAAATGAGATAGCCTTTCAACAGTACGTGTTGTCAGCAATacattaaatgaaaataactGCTTCTTAAAAGTCAAAAGCCgccttattttttacttgatCACGACATGAAAATTGCTTTCATCTGTTTAATATAAATCAGCATTACGTTGTTGGTCATGATACGTTTGCATTTCTTGAAACGCATCCCACCATAGCTTGGATGTGTCTTCATCATAACCTAGACTTCCTTCTGGTTGCCAATGTTTTCCATGAACTGCTTTTAGATATGGTAAGTCATTTTTTCTAGCCCAAAGTCCGTTAAAAGTCCAATCAAGTGACTCCCATGGAAAAGCACCTGCTGAATTGTATGCAAAATTTAGCAAACTTTGCTCCATCATGTTTGCATTATCATACAATTTTGGAAACCTTGCTAATGCCATTAACCTTTTATAATGTGCCTTCAATGGCTTAAAGACGAATAGACCAGCattaaaataatctttAAAAGGAGGAGGAGTTTCATGCCACATACCTGGATCGGACACAGCAGCGAAAACGTAGGGATAAAGATCGTCTCTTGTCAGCCCGTAAGCTGCAAACTCTTCTGTAAAGCGTCTCCAAAAAATGCTGCGCCTAGGCTTGTAGAATAGGGTGGGAGGAAACAGAACAGAATCCTTACTATAGGAGAGTTGGTGAACATCAAAAACTTTgtccatttttttaataggCAAAATATCACTATCAAGAAAACATATTCTATCATATTCGTACATTTCGAAAACTCTCAACTTGGTAAACATCATACTCCATCGGGAATCCAGTAGGGCAATGTCATTGACATCGTCAACCACTTCATGAGCATATAGTGGATCGACTACTTTAACAATAGCTCCGTCTTCCTGCAATTGATCAAGCTTCCACTGATCAATTCCCTTCATGGCTAGCACTACAACGGGATACTTGCTTTTCGTAGGTTTAAATTTGACAAGTCGGTGAACGAGAAGCCTAGTTGAATTATAATACCAATCCTGTTGCGTATTTTCTACTTCGTTTTCCCCATTAGCGGCGCGTACAGTAAGCATAGTTACAAATGCCATCTTAGAAGAGGGCGCCAACCCTGTCAGTGTGTAAACTGACCTTTGTATTTCTGGACTATGATTGTATAGCAAAACACATTGCCAACCTAATAAAATAATGCTCAAGGTAATCAGTAAACACAGTCCTAGTCGTTTGGGATGGCGAAAAGCACTAAAATATAAACGCATTTTAATGGCAATTGATTGccaaattataaaatgGTGGTGCTTTCGGAGAGAATTACTCTACATACTCCCTTAATGTTTGTTGGTGCATCATACACATTTTGCTTACTTTCAATACCAAAACAAACTCAACACcctgaaaaacaaataacaTAATTAAATCGACTTTATAACGTAAAAACAtcaaatgtttaaaaattaaacaagcTTACTATTTTAACTATAAGAAATGTTAAGATACATGACTCTgacttaaaattttctcttATTTAATAAGACGTTTAACCTAAACCAATTATAGTATAATACTAAATAGTTACCGACAAGCTAAGCTACTCAAACTATGTCGAAATGGGTGAATGACGAGATAAAGACAGTTGCTTCCACTGAGGGTTAACAGCCAGTGtgaaaaaaggataaaataACGGTGACTTGAAAAAAGGGCTATCGAACAACTGTTAGAAATTGTCCGGATTTTTTAGGTTATAACAATTGCTTAGGGAAGCAAATTAAGACGGGAAGCAATATCCACTTGAGTACGTAAGGTATTTGCGAGATAAACTACAACCAAAACATCTTGAAGAtgtgatgaaaaaattttttcaaaatcttgGCCTTCTACGCAAGGAATTAAACTAAAGCACTTCATCAAATATCTACCGACAGCAACATTAGCAGGCGAAGAACCATCAATTACGTTTTGCACATAATCGGAAACTCTTTCAATCATAGATAAAAGCTCCAAGGTTGATCTTCGAAGTTGCTGGAGATCTGTGAATAGGCTAGCAAGTCTAGATGGGTCATTCTTAGGAGCAGCTACAGCTTTCAAACCAGAACGGACTGCCTCGTCATCACGAATGGTAAAAGGGGTAGGGACGAATGCACAGCTGTCAGCAAGGCGCTCTGTAATACCTACTGGTGAAGAAACGTAAGTCTTGATGGCAAGGGGACTGCTAACATCTGTGTTGACAGTAAGGTGAACACAGGGATGAGGATACGTTCCTAGTGGAGCAGTTCCGGGTTCAGCAGGAGAAGcatataaattttgaatcaGTGCACTGAAAGCATCTAAATCAGGAGAAGTAGCATACCAACCAACGACAACTTCACGAGGGTTAGCCTTGAGGTGTAAATGGTACATCGCACGATGATATTCCATTTCAACTTCTACCTGCTCACTGCTCTCATTATGAGGAACTGCAAAACAACTTTTAATCTCAATTTCTCGGCCATCTTCAGAACGTGTTCCCAAAAGTGTACCGATAACACGTTGATTATTTTCACTTTTCCGGGTTGAATGGTCAAGGATAGAAAAAAGCACTGCTGGTTCAATGACAATGTTCAAAGGACTTGACCTGGAAGACGGTTTTGTGAGATGGAGTACGTGCTTAGTCCCCAAagccattttttaaaattttcacgTTGTTGGCTACTCTCAGGTAGGTAGATCTGGTATTGTTCCCCAAtcaataataattttactGTACTAGTTTACAGTCTCATAGAATTCGTTAAATTGAAGACACTATTTTTCGCCTAACTTCTAAGGTTTACCATTTAAGAAAGTGTATTTTCAGTTGCGTTGAataatctaaaaaatctCCTTAACAATGTCTCATTTGTACGTACAATAATGAGAAACtctttattcaaaattctATAACTATTTACATTTGTACATTCTCTGgttaaaaatcatttatatatatatacaatgttcaaaaaattcgGTTAGCAAAAAAGTGTAAACATAAAACCCAAAAAAGCagtttgctttttcttgaCTAATAATGAACAGTAATTTAACTCATATCAGCAAAAACAGAGCACTCACGAACATGAATACCATAGGAAGTAGGAACCTTCGTTTCTTCATAAGCACTTTCTAGCTGAGAACCTCCACTAGAAGAAGTAGTATCAAACATATCtggtttcaaaaacaatttgGTGAGACCAGGGTTATTAGAGGAATCAACCATGCGAATACGGAACTCGATAACTGGCTTTCTAATAGCAGCACTAGGACTAATCGCAAACTTGgctaaaattttaaatccaGACGAAGATATATTAATGTTCGAAAGATGTAGCTTAAGTTTACTAGTTTTCCTGCTAAATTCTCCGGCCGGAGAACTTTGACAGCTTTTTACAAGGACATTTTCCCCCAAGTAAACGATGATAACAAGTTTTTCAATATGAAGAGATGAGCCTAAGTTCCTCCACACAGGATTAGGCTTCACAAATGCAATCATACTACTACTGCTTTCATCATGCTTCCATTTCTGAACAACTGTCAATGGAATGCAACTAGCACCGTTAATACTATCAAGATGTAGATTAAAATCAGTGACTTTGATTGGTGAGAGAAGTAGCTCTGGTATTAAAGAAAGTGTGTTTTCTGAGGGTCCATATTTTACTGCATGGTCATTTAAATGAGTAAAAGACATAGGAAATTCAGACGCAACGCGAACACCCATTTCAGGAGGAGGGGTATTAAAATCCGAGGTATATTTCATGAATATATGACCGGAACAGGAAGGATGAAGAAGGCCATCTTCAGATAATTCACCAGAATACTTTTCGACGATTGAAGCAGAAAGCCCGGAAGAATTTGGGAACTCAGGGTGCCATGTTGCAGTCGAGTCTGGTCCCGATTGTAATGATAAAGTAGACAAATTGGGCAAGCTACCGAGGTTTGATTCCATATAGTCAGACGATGCTGTAGCATAACGATCCATTGTCCCAGCACGACGGGTCCTTCTTGATATAGTGGGATTCTTTCGTAAAGTATTTGCTACCCTTTCAATTGCAGCATTGCTATCCTCGTTTTCAGTAGGCGCAGGGGAAGCCACCGCTGATGTGGGAGACGTTGTTGTTGATCGTGATTGCATGTTGTTAAAGTTCCCACCAAAATCATTGCCATGCATCATGATAGGATTCGAATGTGATGCATTCTCTCTATCGATCGATGAAGGGGTATTTCTTGAGGCTTCAGAGTGCACAGAATTGGGTTTATTAAAGGGGGAAGCCTTGGAGGAAATCTTAGGCGTAACCGTTTCTGCTTGAACATTAGGCTGCACAGGTAGCGGAGCCTCCAAAAAGGATGAGCGAACATTGTTTGCACGAATAGTGGCATCGTTGTCCTCGCCCTCGTCGGAAGTTTCATTAAAGTTTTGATAAGACGAAGCGTTATTATTAGTAGAGGGATGATCCCGAATTTGTGAAGAATGATTGGAATCATAATGTCTTCGTTCGATTGAACTATCATCTATATTCGATGGGTGTTCTTCAGCAGACGAAATACTCGAAGCTTTGGAGttcttattaaaaaaagcagtTAATTTATTAGGGCGACCATTAGATTTATGCGAAGGCTTCTTATCCTTTTTAGGCATTATGGTTTTCCGACGAAACAACGTGGACATTTTGTTCTTCAATTTACCACCAGATTCATTTTCTCCATGACTCTTTTCCTCTTTAGATTTTCCATTGTTTATGTGAAAGCCCGATGACTTAGATGGTTTATTAGCAGATGCGGAAGACATAACTTTCGATGTGGAGTTCATGAATTGACGGATTTCACCTTCAATAGGTAGATCAGAATAAACTGCCAtagatttagaaaaaaattcttgcTGTTTAAGAGCCGTATCAGTTTCCAAACTTGCAATTGTCAGGTAAACTTGTTTCAATATAAGGAGGCGTTCCTCGTCAAcaatttgcaatttttcaaaCGCTAAAGGAGCATCGGAATCCCAGGTTGCACGAGAAGCAGTGAGATCATTCTGACTCTTAGTATCCGCATCACggccttttttttttaatcccTTCAGACCAGGTACAGAAGACGATGCCATCTCCTCTGCAACTGTTGATAACCGCTCTGCTAAACGTCTAAGCGTAGCCGTTTGTGGTGAAGAAGTATAATAATCTATCAAAGGTTTATAAACTTGCGAAGCTATTTGTCCAATGATTTGACTGTGATATCTTGAAATTTCAAGGGTTTCTCCCTCGAGCTGTTTCCAAGCATAATTAAAAGCAAACGatgaattgtttttttcttgcaTGTTCATTGCAAGCTTATGTAATTGATCTGAGTATTGCCGTTCAATATCCATTCGCTCACGAATCCACTGCGAAAGCATGTCGTTGTCTAGGCGAACTTGCTCTAGGCGCTGTCGAAAGATCGACATGCTGTCGTTTGGAGAGTAGTTTGACTATTTGTTAATAAGAAGGAAATAGCTAAAATAAAGCTTACCAAAAACGCATCTACATACTCCGTTTTCGTCAATGATTCCATGGCGTGGTGGTGGTTAGTGTAGGGGGAATGCGACTCGATACATGACACTTTATTCCAAAATTGCAAAACAAATTGTTTATGGAGGATGATTAGTATTGCTATTAGATGGCTGTTATGAAGAcataagaaaatatttttaataaggcaaaattttcatttctacATACATCAATATCGATGTTTCCGAAATAtgcataaataaattaatcgATTATTAACTAGTTAGCTGCTCAATACTATGGATTAGtctcaaaaatatttcaattgaaaagtGACCCAATATACCAACACATATTCGAACCGCTTAACgatttctcaaaaaacacaagtttttgaataaaaacatatagGTAGTGAAATCTATTGAAAcgttcaatttttttaagcctTCAACATACGCTAATTTCAAATCTGAGTTCTCACTACTATTATCGCACCTTTTTCTATTCTTTCGAAAACATACGTTTGAGCAGAGAAAAAGTCAGTAACAACTTCCAtagtataaaaaagaaggagatatgttcaaaaatcaacaaaaaatatgaataaTTGTTCGTAAACCCATATTGTTACCATAGATGAATTTTACTAACTAGTGCTTATAAACGAAAGTTTTCTTTCGCTACTTAAGGTAAGTAAGCAGAAAACATTGAGAATGGCTTTaattcaattaaatttaaaaatgaagagaGACCAAGATCAGAAATCCTAACACATGTTAGACTATTAAGGCACTTTATCTGAAGTGAAGTCTAATAAAATGTAAGCAACGAAAGTCAGTTGATTGATACCAACATTCCACTCGCATACAGTACGAATTCTCTAAATAACTCcagtttatttttattacgaCAATGAAACCATAATGCCATGGTTTAAGTGGTCAATATGTTAACCGTGTAACAATGAAAGTACATCGTAACGTGTTAGCATCAATAATCCGGTTTTTTCGgtttgtttataaatttacCGATGCGCTAAAATATCTAATTTGTAgtttaccaaaaaattttacgTGTGTTATTGTATATAACGCGCTGTAAAATAAGTAATGAAGCTTCACAGCTATGCACATTGTAACGCATTTCACCGGACTTTAGCAAATTACAGTCTaaggaaattttcttttcatacAGAACCAAATAGGTCTGTGGGCGGATTGCATGTGCCGGTTGTatacaaaagcaaaatagTACAATGAATATTGCACAGCCAGTCTCTTCGGAGATTAAAAGTGTGAAGTTTGGGATTTACGATGTTGACGATGTCGAAAAAATATCCGTCAAACAAATCGTAAATCCCGTTTTGCTTGACAATTTAAATCACCCTACTAACGGCGGATTATATGACCTTGCTTTGGGTCCatatctaaaaaattctgTTTGCGCTACATGTCATTTGGATGAAAGATACTGCCCTGGTCATTTTGGTCATATAGTACTTCCTATTCCTGCATATCACcctctatttttttctcaaatgTACAATTTATTACGTTCAACTTGCTTGTACTGCCATCATTTCAAGCTTTCAAAAGTCAAGGttcatcttttcttttgtagACTCAAGTTGCTTGATTATGGTCTTTTAAATGAGTCAGAGATGGTGGAGAATGTCAGTCTTACTGAGGCAATCATAAAGAATTCTAACGGCACTCCACTTGAAGATGGAAGTGACAGCGAGGACAGTGGTCTTGGACACGATGATATTGCTAAAGATGCTGCAACACTTATGCGCATTCGCGATGAATTCGTTGCTAAGTCTATTGCTGACTCACGCCAGAACGCTCATATCGATGCTCAGTTGACTACACTTCTTTTACACGAGAGGAAAAAAGTTGTGCGTGCCTTCTACCATGCCATTTCATCTCGCAAACAATGTGATAATTGCCAGTCTTTTTCCCCTAACTTTAGGAAAGAAGGCTTTGCTAAAATATTCGAGATTCCATTGAGTGGAAAAAATCTCCAATTTATGGAGCAAACCGGAAAAATTCGTTCTGACGTTCTTCGTGATACTAGTAAAAAGCATCATGAAGATGAGGGATATGATGGAGATTCTGATTCGAGTAATGAAAGTGAAGTAGAAGGAATAGATCTCTTTGAAGAAGATCCTAAtcctttgaaaaataaatcaaaatctCCAATTGCTCATGGAGCCAAATATATGACTTCTACTGAAGTCCGTAACCATCTTCGCCGtctttttgtaaaagaaaatgttgtCCTTTCTCGTCTTTATGCTCATAAACGCGGAAAACCTGCCTCTGCTGATATGTTTTTCCTCCAAAATATTGCTGTTCCTCCTACTCGCTTCCGTCCAGCTTCCAAAATGGGCGATGAAGTACATGAAAATATCCAAAATGAACTTCTGACCAGAATTTTACAATCCTCAATACAAATTGCTTCTCTCTCTAAAGACTCTACAGTTGAAGTAAATCCTGATGAGAAAGAAGGCTTGGAGCGTCGTTCTCGTGCTTTTGAACTGTTGATTAACGCTTTTGTTCAACTACAACACGATGTAAACAGCCTGATTGATAGTAATAGGAATCCTAGTTCTGGAGGACAGAGTAGAACAGTACCCCCGGGTATTAAgcaaattttggaaaagaaggagGGTCTTTTCCGTAAGCATATGATGGGTAAACGTGTGAATTATGCAGCTAGATCTGTCATTTCACCTGACCCGAACATTGAAACTAATGAAATCGGTGTTCCGCCAGTCTTTGCTACTAAACTCACATACCCAGAACCAGTAACTCTTTACAACTTTAACGAGATGAGAAATGCGGTTATTAATGGTCCCCATAAATGGCCTGGTGCTAGTCATATTCAAAACGAAGACGGCactttaatttctttaatgcCTTTAACAATTGAACAACGCACTGCTTTAGCCAACCAGCTTCTTACACCTCAAAGCAATTTAATATCTTCCCCATATTCTTATTCTCGCTTAATAAATACTAACAAAAAGGTTTATCGTCATGTCAGAAATGGAGACATGTTGATATTGAACCGTCAACCCACCCTTCATAAGCCTTCGATGATGGCTCATAAAGCTCGTATTCTTCCAGGTGAGAAGACGATTAGAATGCATTACGCAAATTGCAACTCTTACAATGCTGATTTCGATGGCGACGAAATGAACATGCATTTTCCACAAAGTACCAATGCGCGTTCTGAGGCTCAATTTATTGCAAACACAGACTCTCAATATTTGGTGCCTACCTCTGGTGATCCTTTGCGCGGTCTTATTCAAGACCATGTCGTAATGGGTGTTTGGCTTACCTGTAAAGATACATTTTATACTCGAGATGAATATCAGCAACTTCTATTTCAGGCTTTAAAGCCTGATGAAACCGGTATGTATGGGCGTATCAAAACTCTTCCTCCTGCCATACAACGTCCGGGTATATACTGGACaggtaaacaaataatatcTTCTGTTTTGCTCAACCTAAAACCCAGTGATCGTCCTGGTCTTAATCttaaaagcaaagcaaAGGTTCCAGGAAAATACTGGTCACCTGACTCAGAGGAGGGATCAGTATTATTTGATGATGGTGAACTTTTATGCGGTATTCTTGATAAGTCCTCTTTTGGTGCCTCGGCTTTTGGCTTAGTTCACTCAGTTCATGAATTGTACGGTCCTGACATCGCTGGTCGCTTGCTTTCTGTTTTAAGTCGTCTATTCACTGCGTATGCTCAAATGCGGGGCTTTACTTGCCGTATGGATGATTTGAGACTTGATGAGCAAGGTGATAATTGGAGAAGACAACTATTGGAAAACGGAAAATCCTTTGGACTTGAAGCTGCCAGTGAATATGTTGGCCTTTCAACAGATTCGCCAATTGCGCTTTTGAACGCTAACCTTGAGGAAGTTTACAGAGATGATGAGAAGTTACAAGGTTTAGATGCTGCTATGAAAGGTAAAATGAACGGGCTTACTTCCTCAATTATCAACAAATGTATCCCT
This region of Schizosaccharomyces pombe strain 972h- genome assembly, chromosome: II genomic DNA includes:
- the pre3 gene encoding proteasome core particle subunit beta 1 Pre3 produces the protein MATTVKDTMNVDINAIKKGEIRMGTTITALRYKDGVILAADSRTTMGAYIANRVTDKLTQLTDNIWCCRSGSAADTQTVADLLKYYLSMYRIQFGHDPSVHTAATLASEMCYQNKNMLSAGLIVAGYDEKTGGDVYSIPLGGSLHKQPLAIGGSGSAFIYGFCDANFRENMTQEEAVEFLKNAVALAMERDGSSGGTIRMVILNKDGMERKFFAIDTANPIPVFTH
- the otg3 gene encoding alpha-1,3-galactosyltransferase Otg3; the encoded protein is MNFFKRLRLHTRLLLRSKFVLISLILLLNLGLLLGIQIYRDPAFPGSLISSAAYEFGLHKHGPYYNDNVDDLKRYTFMGLLTLPTSEHDVYFNATRVLVYKLKHHPETKSKYPVHVLVMKGVDEWKIERLRLDGAEIIMVDQIKTEDLIESGLSIGMGSYRYQYMFTKLSVFEQTQFDKVCILDSDLLVLKNMDDIFDTPYVYESPAEPDMFSFPIFKKPDDEEDYQFSDNFDAYGAPRSEFYPYLLGACDDRNPGHATPPEESETFNAGLMLVHPSSLHMHRIKKIARYPYMYDDARMMEQSLLNLAYNKYGWFPWTRLDFSYNGVWVTEEDLPYLRAAHGKFWEYDNTEFPQILTAEWHKAFGELLAFHDYVVE
- the otg2 gene encoding alpha-1,3-galactosyltransferase Otg2, coding for MRLYFSAFRHPKRLGLCLLITLSIILLGWQCVLLYNHSPEIQRSVYTLTGLAPSSKMAFVTMLTVRAANGENEVENTQQDWYYNSTRLLVHRLVKFKPTKSKYPVVVLAMKGIDQWKLDQLQEDGAIVKVVDPLYAHEVVDDVNDIALLDSRWSMMFTKLRVFEMYEYDRICFLDSDILPIKKMDKVFDVHQLSYSKDSVLFPPTLFYKPRRSIFWRRFTEEFAAYGLTRDDLYPYVFAAVSDPGMWHETPPPFKDYFNAGLFVFKPLKAHYKRLMALARFPKLYDNANMMEQSLLNFAYNSAGAFPWESLDWTFNGLWARKNDLPYLKAVHGKHWQPEGSLGYDEDTSKLWWDAFQEMQTYHDQQRNADLY
- the tif306 gene encoding translation initiation factor eIF3f — protein: MALGTKHVLHLTKPSSRSSPLNIVIEPAVLFSILDHSTRKSENNQRVIGTLLGTRSEDGREIEIKSCFAVPHNESSEQVEVEMEYHRAMYHLHLKANPREVVVGWYATSPDLDAFSALIQNLYASPAEPGTAPLGTYPHPCVHLTVNTDVSSPLAIKTYVSSPVGITERLADSCAFVPTPFTIRDDEAVRSGLKAVAAPKNDPSRLASLFTDLQQLRRSTLELLSMIERVSDYVQNVIDGSSPANVAVGRYLMKCFSLIPCVEGQDFEKIFSSHLQDVLVVVYLANTLRTQVDIASRLNLLP